In Kineococcus sp. NBC_00420, a single genomic region encodes these proteins:
- a CDS encoding Na+/H+ antiporter subunit D, with product MTPWTIDLATEWPRVLLPLPVVLPLFAAGLTLALARRPRAQRTISVTALSIVVIASITMLVLTDRGTGTYSIDVGGWPARLGIPLVADRLSTLMLVVSSVVTLAVLVYSLAQGVADGEEGTPVSIYHPTYLVLSAGVSNAFLSGDLFNLYVGFEILLAASYILLTLGGTKARVRAGTTYVVVSLLSSMVFLTAIALVYMATGTVNMAELSVRLQEIDPDVRLVLHLLLLVGFGIKAAVFPLSAWLPDSYPTAPAPVTAVFAGLLTKVGVYAIIRTETLLFPGSSAGDVANTLLMWVALATMVVGILGAVAQNDVKRLLSFTLVSHIGYMVFGIALGTTAGLSGAVFYVAHHITVQTTLFLVTGLVERHSGSTSLDSLGAMAKKAPLLAVLFFVPAMNLAGIPPFSGFLGKLGLLQAGVDVGTPLAYGLVAGGVVTSLLTLYAIAKVWNRAFWQEPLVDPDDNPDDAGNTGLATATEVGVRTPVGMLVPTAALVLVGVGITFVAGPLFGISDRAAQDLLDRTPYTSTVLHDRVPEVAE from the coding sequence CTGGCCCTCGCGCGGCGGCCGCGGGCGCAGCGCACCATCAGCGTCACTGCGCTGAGCATCGTCGTGATCGCCTCGATCACCATGCTCGTCCTCACCGACCGCGGCACGGGCACCTACTCCATCGACGTCGGGGGCTGGCCCGCCCGCCTCGGGATCCCGCTGGTCGCCGACCGGTTGTCGACCCTCATGCTCGTCGTGAGTTCCGTCGTCACCCTCGCCGTCCTCGTGTACTCCCTCGCACAGGGTGTCGCCGACGGCGAGGAGGGGACACCCGTCTCGATCTACCACCCGACGTACCTGGTGCTCTCGGCCGGGGTGTCGAACGCGTTCCTGTCCGGGGACCTGTTCAACCTCTACGTGGGGTTCGAGATCCTGCTGGCGGCCAGCTACATCCTGCTGACCCTCGGCGGGACGAAGGCCCGGGTCCGGGCGGGGACGACCTACGTCGTCGTCAGCCTGTTGTCGTCGATGGTGTTCCTCACCGCGATCGCGCTGGTCTACATGGCGACCGGCACCGTGAACATGGCCGAACTCTCCGTCCGGCTGCAGGAGATCGACCCCGACGTGCGTCTTGTGCTGCACCTGCTGCTGCTCGTCGGGTTCGGCATCAAGGCCGCGGTGTTCCCGCTGTCGGCCTGGCTGCCCGACTCCTACCCGACGGCGCCCGCGCCGGTCACCGCGGTGTTCGCCGGGTTGCTGACGAAGGTCGGCGTCTACGCGATCATCCGGACCGAGACGCTGCTCTTCCCCGGTAGCTCCGCGGGTGATGTGGCGAACACCCTGCTGATGTGGGTGGCGCTGGCGACGATGGTCGTCGGGATCCTCGGAGCGGTCGCGCAGAACGACGTGAAACGTCTGCTGTCGTTCACGCTCGTCAGCCACATCGGGTACATGGTGTTCGGGATCGCACTGGGGACGACGGCCGGGTTGTCCGGTGCGGTGTTCTACGTCGCGCACCACATCACCGTGCAGACGACGCTGTTCCTCGTGACGGGTCTCGTCGAACGCCACTCCGGCAGCACGTCGCTGGACTCCCTCGGGGCGATGGCGAAGAAGGCCCCGCTGCTGGCCGTCCTGTTCTTCGTCCCGGCGATGAACCTCGCGGGGATCCCGCCGTTCTCGGGGTTCCTCGGGAAGCTCGGCCTGCTCCAGGCGGGCGTCGACGTCGGAACCCCACTGGCCTACGGGTTGGTCGCGGGGGGCGTGGTCACGAGCCTGCTGACGTTGTACGCGATCGCCAAGGTGTGGAACCGGGCGTTCTGGCAGGAACCCCTGGTCGATCCGGACGACAACCCCGACGACGCCGGGAACACCGGTCTGGCGACGGCCACCGAGGTCGGGGTCCGCACGCCGGTCGGGATGCTGGTGCCGACCGCGGCGCTCGTCCTCGTCGGGGTGGGGATCACGTTCGTCGCGGGCCCGCTGTTCGGGATCAGCGACCGCGCGGCGCAGGACCTGCTGGACCGCACGCCCTACACGTCCACCGTCCTGCACGACCGCGTCCCGGAGGTCGCCGAGTGA
- a CDS encoding metal-dependent hydrolase: MGPAHAASGLAAGALTLGLATHVGVDAPLEQLAWVVGWGGFAYLPDLDQKGSTAGSMWGPPTRLLSRAIGALAVRHRGGTHDVVVAPLVFGVLAALAADHRWSALVVLALAIGLALHAVAQLVPGNAEKTALGNLLISGLGAWWLTAQGVVLPWLPVAVAGGIVVHIAGDALTTDGVPLPFTTWLRGRKRTVGLRLFDAGRGPEPLLQYLVFPALTLLGLVRHVGPVRELLAPLL, from the coding sequence ATGGGCCCGGCGCACGCCGCCAGCGGGTTGGCGGCAGGGGCTCTCACCCTCGGCCTCGCGACGCACGTCGGCGTCGACGCCCCCCTCGAGCAACTCGCCTGGGTCGTGGGCTGGGGCGGGTTCGCCTACCTGCCCGACCTCGACCAGAAGGGCTCCACCGCGGGCTCCATGTGGGGTCCGCCGACGAGGCTGCTCTCCCGCGCGATCGGGGCGCTCGCCGTCCGCCACCGCGGCGGCACCCACGACGTGGTCGTCGCGCCCCTCGTCTTCGGGGTCCTCGCCGCCCTCGCCGCGGACCACCGCTGGTCCGCCCTGGTGGTGCTGGCGCTCGCGATCGGGCTGGCGTTGCACGCCGTCGCGCAGCTCGTCCCGGGCAACGCCGAGAAGACCGCACTCGGGAACCTGCTGATCTCGGGGCTGGGTGCGTGGTGGCTCACCGCGCAGGGGGTGGTGCTGCCCTGGCTGCCCGTCGCGGTGGCGGGTGGGATCGTCGTCCACATCGCGGGTGACGCGTTGACCACCGACGGTGTCCCGCTGCCCTTCACGACGTGGCTCCGCGGACGCAAGCGGACGGTCGGCCTGCGGCTCTTCGACGCGGGGCGCGGTCCGGAACCGCTGCTGCAGTACCTCGTCTTCCCGGCGTTGACCCTGCTGGGTCTGGTGCGCCACGTCGGCCCGGTCCGGGAGCTGCTCGCGCCGCTGCTGTGA
- the mnhG gene encoding monovalent cation/H(+) antiporter subunit G has protein sequence MNWSLIADVVSAVCLLLGCLLTLLAAIGLLRLSDVLARMHTTAKPQVLGVLLSLTGVGLQLRQGTDVATLVAIGAFQLLTVPVAAHMVGRAAYRTGQVDPGMLDRDELAERLAEEERSSS, from the coding sequence GTGAACTGGTCGCTGATCGCCGATGTGGTCTCCGCGGTGTGCCTGCTCCTCGGGTGCCTGCTCACGTTGCTCGCCGCGATCGGGTTGCTGCGGTTGTCCGACGTCCTGGCCCGGATGCACACGACCGCGAAACCCCAGGTGCTCGGGGTGCTGCTGTCGCTGACCGGGGTCGGGCTGCAGCTGCGGCAGGGGACCGACGTCGCGACGCTCGTCGCGATCGGCGCGTTCCAGCTGCTGACCGTGCCGGTCGCGGCGCACATGGTGGGGCGCGCGGCGTACCGGACGGGTCAGGTCGACCCGGGGATGCTCGACCGGGACGAGCTCGCCGAGCGGTTGGCGGAGGAGGAACGCTCATCCTCCTGA
- a CDS encoding monovalent cation/H+ antiporter complex subunit F, producing MTVVVGACLAMLTIAALLALLRVAKGPTMLDRVVALDVLVAIVVIALCVEAAANRHATTLPVIVVLALVGFVGSVSVARYASKESPEERGER from the coding sequence ATGACCGTCGTCGTCGGAGCGTGCCTGGCGATGCTGACGATCGCGGCGCTGCTCGCCCTGCTGCGGGTCGCGAAGGGTCCGACGATGCTGGACCGGGTCGTCGCGCTCGACGTCCTCGTCGCGATCGTCGTCATCGCGCTGTGCGTCGAGGCCGCGGCGAACCGGCACGCGACGACGTTGCCGGTCATCGTCGTCCTCGCGCTGGTGGGTTTCGTGGGGTCGGTCAGCGTCGCGCGCTACGCGTCGAAGGAATCTCCGGAAGAGAGGGGTGAACGGTGA
- a CDS encoding helix-turn-helix domain-containing protein, which yields MTGEHQLPLLSRTEVRLLELVADGRALTTAGAELDLSPTAVSSTVADLRRRFGVASTAAVVAAARDAGMLPGR from the coding sequence GTGACCGGCGAGCACCAGCTGCCCCTGCTGTCGCGGACCGAAGTCCGCCTGCTCGAACTCGTCGCCGACGGACGCGCCCTGACCACCGCCGGCGCGGAACTCGACCTGTCCCCCACCGCCGTGAGCTCCACCGTCGCCGACCTGCGGAGGCGCTTCGGCGTCGCCAGCACGGCGGCCGTCGTCGCGGCCGCCCGGGACGCGGGGATGCTGCCGGGCAGGTAG
- a CDS encoding Na+/H+ antiporter subunit E: MSATVTSLRERVSLPILVWLVVLWLLLWGDVSWANVISGTLLGLLVTVVLPLPRVRFGMRIRPLRIVALFARFLVDLVAASGQVAWLAVRPGRQPRNSVVRVPLHSGSDLFVAMTAELVSLVPGSVVVEIGAPSARGGQGSIYIHALGVTGEEGRERIRREVLLTERRIMTTFAEPAAYAEYLDRCRADGSAALCERSPR; the protein is encoded by the coding sequence GTGAGCGCGACGGTGACCTCGCTGCGCGAACGCGTCAGCCTGCCGATCCTGGTGTGGCTGGTCGTCCTGTGGTTGCTGCTGTGGGGTGACGTGTCGTGGGCGAACGTGATCTCGGGAACCCTGCTCGGGTTGCTCGTCACGGTCGTCCTGCCGTTGCCGCGGGTGCGTTTCGGGATGCGGATCCGCCCGCTGCGGATCGTCGCGCTGTTCGCCCGGTTCCTGGTCGACCTGGTCGCGGCGAGCGGTCAGGTCGCGTGGCTCGCGGTGCGGCCGGGCCGCCAGCCGCGCAACTCCGTGGTGCGCGTCCCGCTGCACAGCGGCTCCGACCTGTTCGTCGCGATGACGGCGGAACTCGTGTCGCTGGTCCCGGGGAGCGTCGTCGTCGAGATCGGGGCCCCGTCGGCCCGGGGCGGGCAGGGGTCCATCTACATCCACGCGCTGGGCGTCACCGGCGAGGAGGGCCGCGAACGCATCCGCCGCGAGGTCCTGCTCACCGAGCGCCGCATCATGACGACGTTCGCCGAACCCGCGGCCTACGCCGAGTACCTGGACCGCTGCCGCGCCGACGGTTCGGCCGCCCTGTGCGAGAGGAGTCCGCGATGA